The Propionibacterium freudenreichii subsp. freudenreichii genome contains a region encoding:
- a CDS encoding ABC transporter ATP-binding protein has protein sequence MLVRLIWRYLRHYKAAAAIVIAAQLVATVSSLLLPNLNAKIIDQGVSTGDTGYIWRTGLLMLAISVGQIGGQMVAAFFGARLAMGVGRDIRAAFFDRTLTFSQQEVNRFGAPSLITRNTNDVQQVQQLLLMTAIMLIGAPITMVGAVFMALREDMGLSWIILAAIVALGVCVGIIVSRMSPLFGQNQLRLDAINRVLREQLSGIRVIRAFIREPSERKRFNAANTDIRQLGYRIGTLFAFLFPVVGLVMNLSSAAVWWFGGMRADNGQVQVGQLTAFMTYLMQVLMSVMMATVMSMIVPRASISAKRIMDVFLTKSSVVQAEHPVTELTGPAEMDFDHVEFSYPGAEAPVLHDISLELRPGTTTAVIGSTGSGKTTLVQLIPRLYDATKGKITINGVDTRDLDMDLLWSKIGLIPQKAYLFRGTVASNLRYGKPDATDDEMWEALRVAQADDFVRQMDGQLDAPIAQGGTNVSGGQRQRLSIARALVKKPDFYVFDDAFSALDVSTDARVRAALAPTTKDAAVLIVAQRVSTIRHADQIIVLDSGHIVGRGTHAELLESSDTYREIVESQMSALEAA, from the coding sequence ATGCTCGTAAGACTCATCTGGCGCTATCTGCGCCATTACAAGGCGGCGGCCGCGATCGTCATCGCGGCCCAGCTGGTGGCGACCGTCTCGTCGCTGCTGCTGCCGAACCTGAACGCCAAGATCATCGACCAGGGCGTCTCCACCGGCGACACCGGCTACATCTGGCGCACCGGCCTGCTGATGCTGGCCATCTCGGTGGGCCAGATCGGCGGCCAGATGGTGGCAGCGTTCTTCGGTGCGCGCCTGGCCATGGGCGTGGGACGCGACATCCGCGCCGCGTTCTTCGACCGCACCCTGACCTTCTCGCAGCAGGAGGTGAACCGCTTCGGCGCCCCCAGCCTGATCACGCGCAACACCAATGACGTGCAGCAGGTGCAGCAGTTGCTGTTGATGACCGCCATCATGCTCATCGGCGCCCCGATCACCATGGTGGGTGCGGTGTTCATGGCACTGCGCGAGGACATGGGCCTGTCGTGGATCATCCTGGCCGCCATCGTTGCCCTCGGCGTGTGCGTCGGCATCATCGTGAGCCGCATGAGCCCGCTGTTCGGCCAGAACCAGCTGCGCCTGGACGCCATCAACCGCGTGCTGCGCGAACAGCTGTCGGGCATCCGCGTGATCCGCGCATTCATCCGCGAACCCTCCGAGCGCAAGCGCTTCAACGCCGCCAACACCGACATCCGCCAGCTCGGTTACCGCATCGGCACGCTGTTCGCCTTCCTGTTCCCCGTCGTGGGGCTGGTGATGAACCTGTCGTCGGCCGCCGTGTGGTGGTTCGGCGGCATGCGCGCCGACAACGGCCAGGTGCAGGTGGGCCAGCTGACCGCCTTCATGACCTACCTGATGCAGGTGCTGATGAGCGTGATGATGGCCACGGTGATGAGCATGATCGTGCCGCGCGCCTCGATCAGCGCCAAGCGCATCATGGACGTCTTCCTCACCAAGTCGAGCGTGGTGCAGGCCGAGCATCCCGTCACCGAGCTCACCGGCCCGGCCGAGATGGACTTCGACCACGTCGAGTTCAGCTATCCCGGCGCCGAGGCGCCCGTGCTGCACGACATCTCCCTGGAACTGCGTCCGGGCACCACCACCGCGGTGATCGGCTCGACCGGATCGGGCAAGACCACCCTGGTGCAGCTCATCCCGCGCCTGTACGACGCCACCAAGGGCAAGATCACGATCAACGGCGTGGACACCCGCGACCTCGACATGGACCTGCTGTGGTCCAAGATCGGCCTGATCCCCCAGAAGGCCTATCTGTTCCGCGGCACCGTCGCGTCGAACCTGCGCTACGGCAAGCCGGACGCCACCGACGACGAGATGTGGGAGGCGCTGCGCGTGGCGCAGGCCGACGACTTCGTCCGCCAGATGGACGGCCAGCTCGACGCACCGATCGCCCAGGGCGGCACCAACGTGTCCGGCGGTCAGCGCCAGCGCCTGTCGATCGCCCGCGCGCTGGTGAAGAAGCCCGACTTCTACGTGTTCGACGACGCCTTCAGCGCCCTCGACGTGTCCACCGATGCCCGCGTGCGGGCAGCGCTGGCACCCACCACCAAGGACGCCGCCGTGCTCATCGTGGCGCAGCGCGTGTCAACCATCCGCCATGCGGATCAGATCATCGTGCTCGACTCCGGCCACATCGTCGGACGCGGCACCCATGCCGAACTTCTGGAATCCAGCGACACCTATCGCGAGATCGTCGAATCCCAGATGAGCGCATTGGAGGCAGCATGA
- the folP gene encoding dihydropteroate synthase, protein MQQRPSPLRLGTRVFSTAAPAVMAIINRTPDSFYAPGRFTELDDALAALDRCIDQGADIVDVGGVRAGQDGPWVGEAEEITRVRPFLAAARQRHPGTLFSLDTWRAGVARACAGLIDLVNDTWAGADPQLLRVAAEQHVGYVVSHTGGLAPRTDPVGVHYGDDSDAAVVQAVRTGLLDGAARALAAGLSPDQIVLDATLDFGKTTAHSLALVRHTDELAGLGHPLMMAISRKDFVGETLDLPVDQRLEGSLAATAVAAWQGAILFRAHDVQATRRVVDMVASIRGDRPPARAERGV, encoded by the coding sequence TGTTCAGCACAGCGGCCCCCGCGGTGATGGCCATCATCAATCGCACCCCCGACAGCTTCTACGCCCCGGGACGCTTCACCGAGCTCGACGACGCCCTGGCGGCGCTCGACCGGTGCATCGACCAGGGTGCCGACATCGTCGACGTCGGTGGCGTGCGCGCCGGCCAGGACGGCCCCTGGGTGGGCGAGGCCGAGGAGATCACCCGGGTGCGCCCCTTCCTGGCGGCAGCCCGGCAACGCCATCCCGGCACCCTGTTCAGCCTCGACACCTGGCGCGCCGGCGTTGCCCGCGCCTGCGCCGGCCTGATCGACCTGGTGAACGACACCTGGGCGGGCGCCGATCCGCAACTGCTGCGCGTGGCCGCCGAGCAGCACGTCGGCTATGTGGTCTCACACACCGGTGGACTCGCCCCGCGCACCGACCCCGTGGGCGTGCACTACGGCGACGACTCCGACGCGGCCGTGGTGCAGGCAGTGCGCACCGGGCTGCTCGATGGGGCCGCCCGCGCGCTGGCGGCCGGACTGTCGCCCGACCAGATCGTGCTGGACGCCACCCTCGACTTCGGCAAGACCACCGCCCACTCGCTGGCACTGGTGCGCCATACCGACGAGCTCGCCGGCCTGGGCCATCCGCTGATGATGGCGATCAGCCGCAAGGACTTCGTCGGCGAGACGCTCGACCTGCCGGTGGACCAGCGCCTGGAGGGAAGCCTCGCCGCCACCGCCGTGGCCGCCTGGCAAGGGGCTATCCTGTTCCGCGCCCACGATGTGCAGGCCACCCGGCGGGTGGTCGACATGGTGGCGTCGATCCGTGGGGACCGTCCGCCCGCCCGGGCCGAGCGCGGCGTCTGA
- a CDS encoding TetR/AcrR family transcriptional regulator, with translation MTRAAPLPAEQRRESIIAAARPLLLAHGDAFTTKQVARAAGVAEGTIFRVFSSKQDLLNAVVADVLDPTPLIKALDEMTPDADLDERVHHIIELLHRSMSDVRAFFAAIHAIPAHGKLFRGSTLSNPKNPDPHHPDACDDAGSASPAHPPVAPDEQMRAKQQQTDLASQAAVERALSPFADQLSVDLATAAGFLRSVTFATIHPFLMNGAPPMTPDQLSALLLHGLKKES, from the coding sequence GTGACTCGTGCCGCTCCACTCCCCGCCGAACAACGGCGGGAATCCATCATCGCCGCGGCCAGGCCCCTCCTCCTGGCGCACGGTGATGCCTTCACCACCAAGCAAGTGGCCCGGGCGGCCGGCGTGGCCGAAGGCACCATCTTCCGGGTCTTCTCGTCAAAGCAGGACCTGCTCAACGCGGTGGTGGCCGATGTGCTCGACCCCACCCCCCTGATCAAGGCCCTCGACGAGATGACCCCCGATGCTGACCTCGACGAGCGGGTGCACCACATCATCGAGCTGCTCCATCGCAGCATGAGCGATGTGCGCGCCTTCTTCGCCGCCATCCACGCCATCCCCGCCCATGGCAAGCTGTTCCGGGGCAGTACGCTGTCCAACCCGAAGAACCCCGACCCCCACCATCCCGACGCGTGCGACGACGCGGGCAGCGCATCACCTGCCCATCCGCCGGTCGCCCCCGACGAGCAGATGCGCGCGAAGCAGCAACAGACCGACCTCGCGTCGCAGGCTGCCGTCGAACGCGCCCTGTCCCCCTTCGCCGACCAGCTCTCGGTCGACCTGGCCACCGCCGCGGGCTTCCTGCGCTCGGTGACCTTCGCGACCATCCATCCGTTCCTCATGAACGGCGCACCACCCATGACCCCCGACCAGCTGAGCGCCCTGCTCCTGCACGGTCTGAAGAAGGAATCCTGA
- a CDS encoding ABC transporter ATP-binding protein, giving the protein MSVTKDEDSTVSGKKNTNKPAANKRPDYAQSASQSRGPGPGGGRAAAVEKAVNFGPSLKRLFGEMKPDRVLIVVVMVLGAIGVAANVYGPKLLGKAANAVFAGVIGKGLPAGVTKDQIVAALTQQGKTDQASMIAKLDVIPGQGIDFTHLGHILLLCLALYVTAAVLTFIQAFIVNRVVQRAVYRMRDQISAKIDRLPLAYFDGQPAGELLSRVTNDMDNVQQSLQQTMSQVINSLLTLIGVIAMMLTVSWQLTLVTLCIVPLSLAVSIPIGKAAQKRFVGMWKSTGELNAKVEESYTGHALVKVFGRRREVEASFHDTNEEMYKASFGAQFISALIMPANFFIGNLNFVAIAVLGGLRVASGTMQLGDVTAFIQYSRMFTQPLTQITSMTNLLQSGVASAERVFEVLDAGEQTPDEHGSLNLPVKGHVQFDHVDFSYSADQPLINNLSIEAKPGQQIAIVGPTGAGKTTLVNLLERFYDVQGGKIAIDGVDIASVPRHQLRDQLGMVLQDTWLFGGTIHDNIAYGKIDATDDEVIQAAKAAYVDRFVRTLPDGYETKIDEEGSNVSAGEKQLLTIARAFISDPSILILDEATSSVDTRTEVLVQKAMNRLRSGRTSFVIAHRLSTIRDADLILVMEHGAIVEQGTHEGLIAAQGAYYRLYESQFSAAEQPEELAGSATSGAKRASS; this is encoded by the coding sequence ATGAGCGTCACCAAGGACGAGGACTCGACAGTGAGTGGCAAGAAGAACACCAACAAGCCGGCCGCCAACAAGAGGCCTGACTATGCACAGAGCGCCTCCCAGAGCCGGGGCCCCGGCCCCGGTGGTGGACGCGCTGCCGCCGTGGAGAAGGCGGTGAACTTCGGCCCGTCGCTGAAGCGCCTGTTCGGCGAGATGAAGCCCGACCGGGTGCTCATCGTCGTGGTGATGGTGCTCGGCGCCATCGGCGTGGCCGCCAACGTCTATGGCCCCAAGTTGCTGGGCAAGGCGGCGAATGCCGTGTTCGCCGGCGTGATCGGCAAGGGCCTGCCCGCCGGGGTGACCAAGGACCAGATCGTGGCCGCGCTCACCCAGCAGGGTAAGACCGACCAGGCGTCGATGATCGCCAAGCTCGACGTGATTCCGGGCCAGGGCATCGACTTCACCCACCTGGGCCACATCCTGCTGTTGTGCCTGGCGCTGTATGTCACCGCGGCCGTGCTCACCTTCATCCAGGCGTTCATCGTGAACCGCGTGGTGCAGCGTGCCGTGTACCGCATGCGCGACCAGATCAGCGCCAAGATCGACCGGCTGCCGTTGGCCTACTTCGACGGTCAGCCCGCCGGTGAGCTGCTCAGCCGCGTGACCAATGACATGGACAATGTGCAGCAATCGCTGCAGCAGACCATGTCGCAGGTGATCAACTCGTTGCTGACGCTGATCGGCGTGATCGCCATGATGCTCACCGTCAGCTGGCAGTTGACGCTGGTCACCTTGTGCATCGTGCCGTTGTCGTTGGCCGTGTCGATCCCGATCGGCAAGGCGGCGCAGAAGCGCTTCGTCGGCATGTGGAAGTCCACCGGCGAGCTCAACGCGAAGGTCGAGGAGTCCTACACCGGCCATGCGCTGGTGAAGGTGTTCGGGCGTCGTCGCGAGGTGGAGGCCTCGTTCCACGACACCAACGAGGAGATGTACAAGGCGAGCTTCGGGGCACAGTTCATCAGCGCCCTGATCATGCCGGCCAACTTCTTCATCGGAAACCTGAACTTCGTGGCGATCGCCGTGCTCGGCGGCCTGCGCGTTGCCAGCGGCACCATGCAGCTGGGCGATGTGACGGCGTTCATCCAGTACTCCCGGATGTTCACCCAGCCGCTCACCCAGATCACCTCGATGACCAACCTGCTGCAGTCGGGTGTAGCCAGCGCCGAGCGCGTGTTCGAGGTGCTGGACGCCGGCGAGCAGACGCCTGACGAGCACGGTTCGCTGAACCTCCCCGTGAAGGGCCATGTGCAGTTCGACCATGTGGACTTCAGCTACTCGGCCGACCAGCCGCTGATCAACAACCTGTCGATCGAGGCCAAGCCGGGTCAGCAGATCGCCATCGTCGGGCCCACCGGCGCCGGCAAGACCACGCTGGTGAACCTGCTCGAGCGCTTCTACGACGTGCAGGGCGGCAAGATCGCGATCGACGGCGTGGACATCGCCTCGGTGCCCCGTCACCAGCTGCGCGACCAGCTCGGCATGGTGTTGCAGGACACCTGGCTGTTCGGCGGCACCATCCACGACAACATCGCCTACGGCAAGATCGACGCCACCGACGATGAGGTGATCCAGGCTGCGAAGGCCGCCTATGTGGATCGCTTCGTGCGCACCCTGCCCGACGGCTATGAGACGAAGATCGACGAGGAGGGCTCGAATGTGTCGGCCGGTGAGAAGCAGTTGCTCACCATTGCCCGGGCATTCATCTCCGATCCGTCGATCCTGATCCTCGATGAGGCCACCAGCTCGGTGGACACCCGCACCGAGGTGCTGGTGCAGAAGGCGATGAACCGCCTGCGCAGTGGTCGCACGAGCTTCGTGATCGCCCACCGCCTGTCGACGATCCGCGACGCCGACCTCATCCTGGTGATGGAGCACGGCGCGATCGTCGAGCAGGGCACCCACGAGGGCCTCATCGCGGCCCAGGGCGCCTACTACCGTCTCTACGAGTCGCAGTTCTCTGCGGCCGAGCAGCCCGAGGAGTTGGCCGGCAGCGCAACGTCGGGCGCCAAGCGCGCCAGCAGTTGA
- a CDS encoding nucleotidyl transferase AbiEii/AbiGii toxin family protein encodes MKGQGPYVDWFGVESAIQQAARRQAADHPGASVGQYLDHIRRDRFLSRVFADPESGWLLKGGTAMLARVPTGRHTRDVDLSTTRATLDEAVEDLAHRVAVDMGDHLRFQLESERPGLAVTQPGVLVARLSFACITDTGKRFDNVAVDLAVGPPPVGHIEHTRPADSPDRPRLISPPYAMFPLTDQLAEKVSTMMTPRPDGRPNSRAKDLVDVDIIAATQYVDLRELRLALAVQQQRANTDLGRHLRVPPHWEPRYQSLATGTSAAAVAPTFADAVDLAARFINPALDAVRTVRTTWEPEAMEWTVGTGSPAAGPHRGV; translated from the coding sequence ATGAAGGGCCAAGGGCCCTACGTCGACTGGTTCGGCGTCGAGAGTGCCATCCAGCAAGCGGCCCGTCGGCAGGCCGCGGACCACCCCGGTGCCAGCGTCGGTCAGTATCTTGACCACATTCGCAGGGACCGCTTCCTCTCCCGCGTATTCGCCGATCCTGAATCAGGCTGGCTCCTCAAAGGCGGCACCGCGATGCTGGCCCGCGTACCCACGGGGCGCCATACCCGTGACGTTGACCTGTCAACCACACGAGCAACCCTCGATGAAGCCGTGGAAGACCTCGCGCACCGGGTCGCGGTCGACATGGGGGACCATCTGCGGTTCCAGTTGGAGTCGGAGCGTCCCGGTCTGGCCGTCACCCAGCCCGGCGTCCTCGTCGCCAGGTTGTCATTCGCCTGCATCACGGACACGGGGAAGCGATTCGACAATGTCGCGGTCGACCTTGCCGTGGGGCCGCCCCCGGTCGGACATATTGAACACACCCGGCCGGCGGACAGTCCGGACCGTCCCCGACTGATCTCCCCGCCCTACGCCATGTTTCCGCTGACCGACCAGCTTGCCGAGAAGGTCAGCACCATGATGACGCCCCGGCCCGACGGGCGGCCCAACAGCCGCGCCAAGGACCTCGTCGACGTCGATATCATCGCCGCCACCCAATACGTCGACCTGCGCGAGTTGCGTCTTGCCCTGGCCGTGCAGCAGCAACGCGCCAACACGGACCTGGGACGCCACCTCCGGGTGCCTCCCCATTGGGAGCCCCGCTACCAGTCATTGGCCACGGGAACCTCCGCTGCCGCGGTCGCGCCGACCTTTGCGGATGCCGTCGACCTTGCTGCAAGGTTCATCAACCCCGCCCTGGACGCCGTCCGCACTGTCAGGACGACGTGGGAACCAGAGGCCATGGAATGGACGGTCGGGACGGGAAGCCCCGCAGCAGGCCCGCATCGTGGGGTGTGA